In the genome of Opitutia bacterium KCR 482, one region contains:
- the trkA gene encoding Trk system potassium transporter TrkA — MKIIIVGAGDVGHYLCQVLSEDGHGVTLLESDTDRADEIEENLDVRVIRGNGASAKFLSLAGVSDCDFLLAMTAFDQLNIVACAIGKKLGAKTTIARVHDQVYADNSLVNYQKQFGIDILINPEALTAVELAKHVRNPERMAVEDFARGQIELQETEISEGAKAEGKRLRDIKLDPAVKIGYVERGDKLYVPTADTVLERGDKITLIGTPDSILKHRGTFSSERNSESVRIVLNGATETAISVIRRLSNYRFKIRVIEPDLDKCREIAEQFPSVTVINGSATSLRLLEEEQIGDADYFIACTKDDEENVMTSIQAKKLGAKYVELVINKPDYEQVLRNISGFLNITADASPRRVTADEIKKYVANRDFAVVGALKGGAVEFIELKVSEKSAACGQSVKDLKLPPACIIAAIVNDTDAKVPGANDVIESDDRLILILEKEKIGEVAAMFR, encoded by the coding sequence ATGAAAATAATAATAGTCGGAGCAGGAGACGTGGGGCACTACCTTTGCCAAGTCCTCAGCGAGGACGGGCACGGGGTAACGCTCTTGGAGTCCGACACTGACCGCGCGGACGAAATTGAGGAAAACCTCGACGTGCGGGTAATCCGCGGGAACGGCGCGTCGGCAAAATTCCTGTCGCTCGCGGGCGTGTCCGACTGCGACTTCCTGCTGGCGATGACCGCTTTCGACCAGCTCAATATCGTCGCCTGCGCAATAGGCAAAAAGCTCGGCGCAAAAACCACAATCGCAAGGGTTCACGACCAGGTATACGCCGACAACTCCCTTGTAAACTACCAAAAGCAGTTCGGCATAGACATTCTCATAAACCCCGAAGCTCTTACCGCCGTGGAGCTTGCAAAACACGTCCGCAACCCCGAAAGAATGGCGGTCGAAGACTTCGCGCGGGGGCAGATTGAATTGCAGGAAACCGAAATTTCGGAGGGCGCAAAGGCGGAGGGCAAACGCCTGCGCGACATCAAGCTCGACCCCGCCGTGAAAATCGGCTACGTCGAACGCGGCGACAAACTCTACGTTCCGACCGCCGACACCGTGCTCGAACGCGGCGACAAAATCACCCTCATCGGCACGCCCGACAGCATTTTGAAACACCGCGGAACGTTCTCTTCGGAGCGCAACTCGGAAAGCGTGAGGATAGTCCTCAACGGCGCGACGGAAACGGCGATTTCGGTAATCCGCAGGCTCTCGAACTACCGCTTCAAAATCAGGGTCATAGAACCCGACCTCGACAAATGCCGCGAAATCGCCGAACAGTTCCCGTCGGTCACGGTAATCAACGGCAGCGCAACGTCCCTGCGGCTTCTCGAAGAGGAGCAGATAGGCGACGCCGACTACTTCATAGCCTGCACGAAAGACGACGAAGAAAACGTCATGACCTCGATTCAGGCAAAAAAGCTCGGCGCAAAATACGTGGAACTTGTAATCAACAAGCCCGACTACGAGCAGGTTCTGCGCAACATCAGCGGATTCCTCAACATCACCGCCGACGCCTCTCCCCGCCGAGTTACGGCCGACGAAATCAAAAAATACGTCGCCAACAGAGACTTCGCAGTGGTCGGCGCGCTCAAAGGCGGCGCGGTCGAATTCATCGAGCTTAAAGTGTCGGAAAAGAGTGCGGCTTGCGGACAGTCGGTGAAGGACCTCAAACTTCCGCCCGCGTGCATAATCGCGGCAATCGTAAACGATACCGACGCAAAAGTGCCCGGGGCAAACGACGTCATAGAAAGCGACGACAGGCTCATTCTCATTCTCGAAAAGGAGAAAATCGGGGAAGTCGCGGCGATGTTCAGATAA
- a CDS encoding aspartate carbamoyltransferase catalytic subunit, whose protein sequence is MKAKDFMKDLSWSRKDLISTEDLTLDEIGKIFAMADVFKASLKSDKAKLPYLKGRVVVNLFFEPSTRTRTAFEMAAHKLGADVISVASNISSSVKGETLKDTARNIEALMADMIIVRHSSSGAAKYLADRVKIPVINAGDGAHAHPTQALLDAFTMREKFGGNFKGKKITILGDILFSRVARSNIYLLQKLGAEVTLAGPSTLVPREFEKLGVRVCCDLAEAVADADVVMLLRIQHERQSATHFPSVSEYANVFGLNLRRENLLKKGAFIMHPGPINRGVELDTPLADSDRSVILTQVTNGVAVRMAVMNLCMHRTNR, encoded by the coding sequence ATGAAAGCAAAAGATTTTATGAAGGACCTTTCGTGGTCGCGCAAAGATTTGATTTCGACCGAAGACCTTACCCTCGACGAAATCGGCAAAATTTTCGCAATGGCGGACGTTTTCAAGGCGTCGCTCAAAAGCGACAAGGCAAAGCTTCCCTACCTGAAAGGCCGGGTTGTGGTGAACCTCTTTTTCGAGCCGAGCACCCGCACCCGCACCGCTTTCGAAATGGCGGCGCACAAGCTCGGCGCGGACGTCATAAGCGTGGCGTCGAACATTTCGTCGTCGGTCAAGGGCGAGACGCTCAAAGATACCGCCCGCAACATAGAGGCTCTGATGGCGGATATGATTATCGTGCGCCACAGCTCGTCGGGCGCGGCGAAGTACCTTGCCGACAGGGTGAAAATTCCCGTAATCAACGCGGGCGACGGCGCGCACGCGCACCCAACGCAGGCTTTGCTCGACGCGTTCACCATGCGCGAAAAATTCGGCGGAAACTTCAAGGGCAAAAAAATAACGATTTTGGGCGACATTCTTTTCAGCCGCGTTGCGCGGTCGAACATCTATCTGCTCCAAAAGCTCGGCGCGGAGGTGACCCTTGCGGGACCATCGACGCTCGTCCCGCGCGAGTTCGAAAAGCTAGGCGTGCGCGTCTGCTGCGACCTTGCCGAGGCTGTCGCCGACGCCGATGTCGTGATGCTTCTTCGCATTCAGCACGAACGCCAGAGCGCGACGCACTTCCCGTCGGTCTCCGAATACGCCAACGTTTTCGGGCTGAACCTGCGCCGCGAAAACCTCCTCAAAAAGGGCGCGTTCATCATGCACCCCGGTCCGATTAACAGGGGAGTGGAGCTTGACACGCCGCTTGCGGACTCCGACCGCTCCGTTATCCTCACGCAGGTCACCAACGGCGTCGCGGTCAGAATGGCCGTCATGAACCTTTGCATGCACCGCACAAACCGGTAA
- a CDS encoding thiamine-phosphate kinase: MKPFATVGTVGGLGEKRLISRVCAKFGAAADLPPPFGAGDDCALVLSQSLKKNVLLTSDAVILGRHFSPDTPPELAGAKLVKRNVSDIAAMGARPFAALASSICSPNVSVEWLDGFCGGMGVAAEKYGLKIIGGDFASVGGDFFSTHLTLLGQTDGRTLLRVGASAGDYICVSGALGASFESGHHLAFEPRVEQGVFLAAEPRVSACTDLSDGAASDLRNLLPRGTCAELSESAVPRREYCGKTATLKQALCDGEDYELLFTFSGAASELSAFSRVYEARFGEPFYVMGQIKTANPADGEDAVFVVSQNRREPFSAGGFDHYQP, from the coding sequence ATGAAACCTTTTGCGACAGTCGGAACGGTCGGCGGCTTGGGCGAAAAACGCCTGATTTCGCGCGTGTGCGCAAAATTCGGCGCGGCAGCCGATTTGCCGCCCCCATTCGGGGCGGGCGACGACTGCGCCCTCGTGCTTTCGCAGTCCCTGAAAAAAAACGTCCTGCTTACAAGCGACGCCGTCATTTTGGGCAGGCACTTTTCTCCCGACACCCCGCCCGAACTCGCGGGCGCAAAGCTCGTGAAGCGCAACGTAAGCGACATCGCCGCAATGGGGGCGCGTCCGTTCGCCGCGCTTGCAAGCTCGATATGCTCGCCAAACGTGTCGGTCGAATGGCTCGACGGTTTTTGCGGGGGCATGGGCGTTGCCGCGGAAAAGTACGGGCTGAAAATAATAGGCGGCGATTTCGCGTCGGTCGGCGGCGACTTCTTCTCGACCCACCTTACCCTCTTGGGGCAGACCGACGGACGCACGCTTTTGCGCGTCGGAGCGTCGGCGGGCGACTACATTTGCGTAAGCGGCGCGTTAGGCGCGTCGTTCGAAAGCGGGCACCATTTGGCTTTCGAGCCGCGCGTTGAGCAGGGCGTGTTCCTCGCCGCCGAGCCGCGCGTTTCGGCGTGCACCGATTTGAGCGACGGCGCGGCGTCCGACCTCCGCAACCTCCTTCCGCGCGGAACTTGCGCCGAGCTGTCCGAAAGCGCCGTCCCCCGCAGGGAGTACTGCGGCAAAACCGCGACACTAAAACAGGCTCTTTGCGACGGCGAAGACTACGAGCTTCTCTTCACTTTCTCCGGCGCGGCGTCCGAGCTTAGCGCGTTTTCGCGCGTCTACGAAGCGCGTTTCGGCGAGCCGTTCTACGTCATGGGGCAAATAAAAACGGCGAATCCCGCAGACGGGGAAGACGCCGTGTTTGTCGTTTCGCAAAACCGCCGCGAGCCGTTTTCGGCGGGCGGTTTCGACCACTACCAGCCCTGA
- a CDS encoding type II CAAX endopeptidase family protein: MEYFGAGVLGLLSLAAVWATVAKTAGSARGVRSAELDAFSTMLLAFLFVLGALVSMSVARAFADASGDFFKIFLPTSASQITALALCAVFARFAKIKLDFNPTRAALKTGALYFFPTLAVLACGACIAVFYKAAFGEDIARQEIVALFAGIGDIRVKIFAVFTIALLAPIAEETFFRGILYPVFKGAFSAVLPDSKKAVATAASAAVVSVLFSLIHASAYAAAPIFLMGIILVCAYEKSGSLVSPIVAHSLFNAANIAVILIL; the protein is encoded by the coding sequence ATGGAGTATTTCGGGGCAGGCGTTCTCGGGCTTCTGTCGCTTGCGGCTGTGTGGGCTACCGTTGCGAAGACTGCGGGGAGCGCGCGCGGCGTGCGTTCGGCGGAGCTTGACGCGTTTTCGACGATGCTTCTCGCGTTCCTTTTCGTGCTGGGCGCGCTTGTTTCGATGTCCGTTGCGCGGGCGTTTGCCGACGCTTCGGGCGACTTTTTCAAAATATTTCTGCCGACTTCCGCTTCGCAAATTACGGCGCTTGCGCTTTGCGCTGTTTTTGCGCGTTTCGCGAAAATCAAGCTCGACTTCAATCCGACCCGCGCCGCTCTCAAAACGGGTGCGTTGTACTTCTTCCCGACCCTTGCGGTGCTTGCGTGCGGCGCGTGCATAGCGGTGTTCTACAAGGCGGCGTTCGGCGAGGACATTGCGCGGCAGGAGATTGTAGCTCTCTTTGCGGGAATAGGCGACATTCGGGTAAAGATTTTCGCCGTCTTCACAATCGCGCTTCTTGCGCCGATTGCCGAGGAGACGTTTTTCCGCGGCATTCTGTACCCCGTCTTCAAGGGCGCGTTTTCGGCGGTCTTGCCAGATTCGAAAAAAGCCGTCGCAACGGCGGCTTCGGCGGCGGTAGTGTCGGTTTTGTTTTCGCTAATCCACGCGAGCGCGTACGCCGCCGCGCCGATTTTCCTGATGGGGATAATCCTCGTCTGCGCCTACGAAAAATCTGGCTCGCTCGTTTCGCCGATAGTTGCGCATTCGCTTTTCAACGCCGCGAACATCGCGGTGATTTTAATTTTATGA
- a CDS encoding pyridoxine 5'-phosphate synthase, protein MTKLGVNIDHSATLRQARYRESLDNPDVIVEPNPAEIALAAERGGADSITAHLREDRRHMQDADIAELRRKISTKLNLEMACSEEIVKFATEILPDYACLVPENRREVTTEGGVNLLDPDIKDRTARAVETLSKKGIICSIFIDPEAEQIRVAAEIGAPTVELHTGAYANAWGNVEKRNAELKRIASARDFAKSLGLTVNSGHGINYRNVGELLRAADFNELNIGHTIMSRALLVGTERAVAEMRELINAR, encoded by the coding sequence ATGACAAAACTCGGAGTAAACATCGACCACAGCGCAACGCTCAGACAGGCGCGCTACCGCGAATCGCTGGACAATCCCGACGTAATAGTCGAACCGAACCCCGCGGAAATCGCGCTCGCGGCGGAACGTGGCGGCGCGGACTCAATCACCGCCCACCTGCGCGAAGACAGACGCCACATGCAGGACGCCGACATCGCCGAACTGCGCAGAAAAATCTCCACAAAACTCAACCTAGAAATGGCGTGCTCGGAGGAAATTGTTAAATTCGCGACGGAAATTTTGCCGGACTACGCGTGTCTCGTTCCCGAAAACCGCCGCGAAGTCACAACCGAGGGCGGCGTCAACCTGCTCGACCCCGACATCAAAGACAGAACCGCCCGCGCCGTCGAAACGCTTTCGAAAAAGGGAATAATCTGCTCGATTTTCATCGACCCCGAAGCCGAACAAATCAGGGTTGCCGCGGAAATCGGCGCGCCCACCGTCGAACTCCACACGGGCGCATACGCAAACGCGTGGGGCAACGTTGAAAAACGCAACGCCGAGCTCAAACGCATAGCCTCCGCGCGGGACTTCGCAAAATCGCTGGGACTCACCGTAAACTCAGGGCACGGCATAAACTACCGCAACGTCGGCGAACTGCTCCGCGCGGCTGATTTCAACGAACTCAACATCGGCCACACCATCATGTCGCGCGCGCTTCTTGTGGGAACGGAACGCGCCGTCGCCGAAATGAGGGAACTTATAAATGCCCGCTAA
- a CDS encoding TrkH family potassium uptake protein gives MNYSIIFKMLSMVLWVMALAFSACTGVSLLYGASPLESEAMPSWICVIALCVMLAFALYLPSRNAPKKLFKKEAMCVVGLGWIIASAVGSLPYALILGCGFPDAFFESTSGLTTTGSSVFSSFADFPHSLMFWRCLSHWIGGMGVLVFFVAILSFMGSGGRILYASESSANAGGGIETARIQSGIFKILALYLGVSALCLAAFKVCGMGWFDGVCHMFSAVATGGFSVYENGMAHYDSNAVYWATTFFMFVGGVSFMPMLAAIGGDFKKLASNTEFRTYSAILLVSTAAVAAFIAQDFRSASDWGEVITKAAFASVSLMTTTGFAGIDYGTWLPATHAIFFVLIIIGGCAGSTSGGLKVSRAVAAFKIACNEVEKSFRPRVVRNISVNGKSLDDSDIKSVLSHCAIFFGLSLCATVLLAVLEPDMSLEGTLSAAIACLNNIGPGFAEVGPSKNFGFFGDSSKIISAFLMITGRLEFYAILVLFLPSLWKKFQ, from the coding sequence ATGAACTACTCTATCATATTCAAGATGCTCTCGATGGTGCTGTGGGTCATGGCGCTGGCGTTTTCGGCGTGCACGGGGGTGTCGCTGCTCTACGGGGCGTCGCCGCTCGAAAGCGAGGCAATGCCGTCGTGGATATGCGTAATCGCCCTCTGCGTAATGCTTGCGTTCGCCCTCTACCTGCCGAGCCGCAACGCGCCCAAAAAGCTCTTCAAAAAGGAGGCGATGTGCGTCGTGGGGCTTGGCTGGATTATCGCCTCCGCCGTCGGAAGCCTGCCCTACGCGCTGATTCTGGGCTGCGGGTTTCCAGACGCGTTTTTCGAATCGACAAGCGGGCTGACAACCACGGGATCGAGCGTGTTTTCTAGCTTTGCCGACTTCCCCCACAGCCTGATGTTCTGGCGCTGCCTTTCGCACTGGATAGGCGGCATGGGAGTGCTCGTGTTCTTCGTGGCGATTCTCTCCTTCATGGGGTCGGGCGGAAGGATTCTGTACGCAAGCGAATCGAGCGCGAACGCGGGCGGCGGAATAGAAACCGCGCGCATTCAAAGCGGAATCTTCAAAATACTCGCGCTCTACCTCGGCGTCTCCGCGCTGTGCCTTGCCGCGTTCAAAGTCTGCGGAATGGGCTGGTTCGACGGCGTCTGCCACATGTTCTCGGCGGTCGCAACGGGCGGATTCAGCGTGTACGAAAACGGCATGGCGCACTACGACAGCAACGCGGTCTACTGGGCGACGACGTTCTTCATGTTCGTCGGCGGCGTGAGCTTCATGCCGATGCTTGCGGCAATCGGCGGCGACTTCAAAAAACTGGCGTCGAACACGGAGTTTCGGACATACTCGGCAATACTGCTCGTATCGACGGCGGCGGTCGCGGCGTTCATCGCGCAAGACTTCCGATCGGCGTCCGACTGGGGAGAGGTGATTACAAAGGCGGCGTTCGCGTCGGTTTCGCTGATGACCACAACGGGCTTTGCGGGAATAGACTACGGAACGTGGCTTCCGGCAACGCACGCAATATTTTTCGTGCTGATAATAATCGGCGGCTGCGCGGGCTCGACGTCGGGCGGGCTGAAAGTCTCGCGCGCGGTCGCGGCGTTCAAGATAGCATGCAACGAGGTTGAAAAATCGTTCCGACCGAGAGTCGTGAGGAACATCTCCGTCAACGGCAAGAGCCTCGACGACTCCGACATCAAAAGCGTGCTCTCGCACTGCGCAATATTTTTCGGGCTGTCCCTATGCGCCACGGTGCTGCTTGCGGTTCTCGAACCCGACATGTCCTTGGAGGGTACGCTGTCGGCGGCAATCGCGTGCCTGAACAACATAGGGCCGGGGTTCGCGGAGGTCGGGCCGTCGAAAAATTTCGGATTTTTCGGCGACTCGTCGAAAATAATTTCGGCATTTTTAATGATTACGGGGCGTCTCGAATTCTACGCAATCCTCGTGCTGTTCCTGCCGTCGCTCTGGAAAAAATTTCAATAG
- a CDS encoding type II toxin-antitoxin system HipA family toxin, with protein MDKGLVEVWLGSSLVGRIALISEGLCAFEYDSKFLERGFSISPYVLPLQKKVFVAERDPFDGNFGVFDDSLPDGWGSLLLDRFLKEQGKELSKLTILDKLSLIGSNGRGALEYRPDNSFIADSHFKDFDKISSECKKILEERKIDAHSLEELYKNGGSSGGACPKVFAKIDGREWLVKFRSSFDPKNIGEIEYRYSLLANKCRIEMPETLLVNGKYFAVERFDRTPNGRVHTISASGLLNAHYRLPSLDYADLLTVCKDLTKDQAQVVQLFRRMVFNVLIGNKDDHSKNFAFQYKNGEWRLSPAYDMLPSAGFNDMHTTSVNGKGNPSIDDIVEVAKQVSISEKLAKNIHGEMRKILSENNK; from the coding sequence ATGGATAAGGGGCTTGTTGAAGTCTGGCTTGGTAGTTCGCTTGTGGGGCGTATTGCGCTGATTTCCGAGGGGCTATGTGCGTTTGAGTATGACTCAAAGTTTCTCGAAAGAGGCTTTTCTATTTCGCCGTATGTTCTGCCGCTTCAAAAGAAAGTTTTTGTAGCCGAGCGCGATCCTTTTGACGGGAATTTCGGCGTATTTGACGATTCGCTTCCAGACGGTTGGGGAAGTTTGTTGCTCGACAGATTCCTGAAAGAGCAAGGCAAAGAGTTGTCGAAGCTCACAATCTTGGACAAACTGTCGCTGATTGGCTCGAACGGACGCGGGGCGTTGGAATACCGTCCTGACAACAGTTTTATTGCCGACAGCCATTTTAAGGATTTCGACAAGATTTCGTCGGAGTGTAAAAAAATCCTCGAAGAGAGGAAAATCGACGCGCATTCGCTTGAAGAGCTTTACAAGAACGGCGGTTCGTCGGGCGGTGCGTGTCCGAAAGTGTTTGCGAAAATTGACGGACGAGAATGGCTCGTAAAATTTAGGTCGAGCTTCGACCCGAAAAATATCGGGGAAATCGAATACAGGTATTCGTTGCTTGCAAATAAATGCCGAATCGAAATGCCCGAAACGCTTTTGGTAAACGGCAAATATTTTGCGGTTGAACGTTTCGACAGAACGCCGAACGGGCGTGTTCACACAATTTCGGCGTCGGGGCTTTTGAACGCACACTACCGCTTGCCGAGCCTCGACTATGCCGACTTGCTTACTGTTTGCAAAGACCTCACAAAAGACCAAGCGCAGGTTGTGCAACTCTTCCGCAGAATGGTCTTCAATGTTCTGATTGGCAACAAAGACGACCACTCGAAAAATTTCGCGTTCCAATATAAAAACGGCGAATGGAGATTGTCGCCCGCCTACGATATGCTGCCGAGCGCGGGGTTCAACGACATGCACACGACGTCCGTCAACGGAAAGGGAAATCCGAGCATAGACGACATTGTTGAAGTTGCAAAACAGGTTTCGATTTCGGAAAAACTTGCAAAGAATATTCACGGCGAGATGAGGAAGATATTATCCGAAAATAATAAATAA
- a CDS encoding dihydroorotase: protein MENEILIKNARVVDPSQNLDKVCDIAVRDGVFAENVSPKAEVVDAKGLVLAPGFVDMHVHLREPGQTSKESVATGTAAAAAGGFTSIVAMPNTVPAADNASTVRLINDIVAETAKVRVYQSACLTEGRKGETLAPFGTLKNLGVIALTDDGSCVQSAELMRNAMQYAGMFGMLVMDHCQENTLTRTGQMHEGEWSARLGLGGWPSAAEDIIVARDAILAHYTKSHIHLQHISSALSVGIIRDAKKRGISISAEATPHHLSLTDECLKDYDTNFKMCPPVRTKADVDALIEGVVDGTIEVIATDHAPHSENDKDREFDCAPFGITGLETAFSVCHEVLVRSGKIGMPKLVELMSTRPAQLLKIDAGTLAAGAKADFVLIDENAEYVYDKTLSRSTNSPWFGKKLRGRVVATYLGGSKIY from the coding sequence ATGGAAAACGAAATTTTGATTAAAAACGCGAGGGTTGTAGACCCCTCGCAGAATCTCGACAAAGTTTGCGACATTGCAGTCCGCGACGGAGTGTTCGCCGAAAATGTTTCGCCGAAAGCCGAAGTCGTGGACGCCAAGGGGCTTGTCTTGGCCCCCGGTTTTGTTGACATGCACGTTCACCTGCGCGAACCCGGTCAGACTTCGAAAGAGTCTGTGGCGACGGGCACGGCGGCGGCGGCGGCGGGCGGATTCACTTCAATCGTGGCGATGCCCAACACCGTTCCCGCGGCGGACAACGCCTCGACCGTTAGGCTTATTAACGACATCGTCGCCGAAACCGCAAAAGTGCGCGTCTACCAGAGCGCGTGCCTTACCGAGGGCAGAAAGGGCGAGACTCTCGCGCCTTTCGGGACTCTCAAAAATCTCGGTGTGATTGCTCTGACCGACGACGGCTCGTGCGTGCAGAGCGCGGAGCTTATGCGCAACGCAATGCAGTACGCGGGCATGTTCGGAATGCTCGTCATGGACCACTGTCAGGAAAACACGCTCACGCGCACGGGGCAGATGCACGAGGGCGAGTGGTCGGCGCGGCTCGGTTTGGGAGGCTGGCCGTCGGCGGCGGAGGACATAATTGTGGCGCGCGACGCGATTTTGGCGCACTACACAAAGTCGCATATCCATTTGCAGCACATTTCGAGCGCGTTGTCGGTGGGAATTATCCGCGACGCCAAAAAGCGCGGAATTAGCATTTCCGCAGAGGCTACCCCGCACCACCTCTCGCTAACCGACGAGTGCCTCAAAGACTACGACACCAATTTCAAAATGTGCCCGCCCGTCCGCACAAAAGCCGACGTGGACGCGCTTATAGAGGGCGTCGTCGACGGCACAATAGAGGTCATCGCGACCGACCACGCACCGCATTCCGAAAACGACAAAGACAGGGAGTTCGACTGCGCCCCATTCGGCATTACTGGGCTTGAAACCGCGTTTTCGGTCTGCCACGAAGTCCTTGTGCGCTCGGGCAAAATCGGCATGCCGAAGCTTGTTGAACTGATGTCGACGCGCCCCGCGCAGCTTCTGAAAATCGACGCGGGCACTCTCGCCGCCGGCGCAAAGGCGGACTTCGTTCTCATCGACGAAAATGCCGAATACGTCTACGACAAAACGCTCTCCCGCTCGACGAATTCGCCGTGGTTCGGCAAAAAACTGCGCGGCAGGGTCGTGGCAACATACCTCGGCGGCTCGAAGATTTATTGA
- the acpS gene encoding holo-ACP synthase, with translation MPANLQDAGGVAGVGTDIADVARISKMLEQYGDAFLKKTFTDAEIKYCAARPDAALRFAARFAAKEAMAKALGTGLRGKITLKSLSIENDELGAPRAVLDEAARAALEKLGASKMLVSVSHLKEYAIAFAVASR, from the coding sequence ATGCCCGCTAACTTGCAGGACGCAGGAGGCGTCGCGGGCGTCGGCACCGACATCGCCGACGTCGCCCGCATTTCGAAAATGCTCGAACAGTACGGCGACGCCTTCCTGAAAAAAACATTCACCGACGCCGAAATAAAATACTGCGCCGCGCGCCCCGATGCCGCCCTGCGCTTCGCCGCAAGATTCGCCGCAAAAGAGGCAATGGCAAAAGCGCTCGGAACGGGACTGCGCGGGAAAATCACGCTCAAAAGCCTGTCGATTGAAAACGACGAACTCGGCGCGCCCCGCGCCGTGCTCGACGAAGCCGCCCGCGCCGCGCTCGAAAAACTCGGAGCGTCGAAAATGCTCGTGAGCGTCTCGCACTTGAAGGAATACGCAATCGCATTCGCAGTAGCCTCACGCTGA
- a CDS encoding NAD(P)H-hydrate dehydratase, with the protein MEKISHPILSCADAKRLEAALLGDSDNASFAAMQKAGTGVAREFLREFGPRLPYSPKLLAFVGSGHNGGDALIALSSIAEKFASPKITVICGDTAKMKPNTKKALNALAKKFPELEIGREIDTAREFDLAIDGILGMSFTPPLRESAAEKIRAANTVRAGIKISIDIPSGAADTPQECVFRADATYATGIAKDVLFKPHNRECAGRLRYVDIGFFDAPTEFDGAAIRIARPDILRFANTLRPALSDKRTFGHLFIVAGSRKYPGAAMLATRAALRAGAGLVSSFVPESLAPAFAAAEPSAIWVGCPEDESGAIALDALGLVRDRFGAASALLAGCGLSDSPETQALVGEILRLNPALPAVLDADAIREPIVKILPSRNAPALLTPHEGEILRLAPDASDASLLDACKKYECAIALKSAATRISDGKTIIIQTRGCPALARGGSGDMLAGISGALLANKSLKNDAIRAGAQASMWLGLAAETATTELGETALATSDLHKYLPRAISPHR; encoded by the coding sequence ATGGAAAAAATATCCCACCCAATACTCTCCTGCGCCGACGCAAAACGGCTCGAAGCCGCCCTGCTCGGCGACTCCGATAACGCGTCCTTTGCCGCCATGCAAAAGGCGGGAACGGGTGTCGCGCGGGAATTTTTGCGCGAATTCGGCCCGCGACTGCCCTACTCCCCCAAACTGCTCGCATTCGTCGGAAGCGGACACAACGGCGGCGACGCCCTGATTGCGCTCTCCTCAATCGCGGAAAAATTCGCGTCGCCTAAAATCACCGTCATTTGCGGCGACACCGCAAAAATGAAGCCCAATACAAAAAAGGCTCTCAACGCGCTCGCAAAAAAATTTCCCGAACTCGAAATCGGCAGGGAAATCGATACCGCGCGTGAGTTCGACCTCGCAATCGACGGCATTCTGGGAATGAGCTTCACGCCCCCGCTGAGGGAGTCTGCGGCGGAGAAAATCCGCGCGGCAAACACAGTCCGCGCCGGCATAAAAATTTCGATAGACATTCCCTCGGGCGCGGCGGATACTCCGCAGGAATGCGTGTTCCGCGCCGACGCAACATACGCCACGGGCATAGCAAAAGACGTTTTGTTCAAGCCGCATAACCGCGAATGCGCGGGCAGACTCAGATACGTCGATATCGGCTTTTTCGATGCCCCCACCGAATTCGACGGCGCGGCAATCAGAATCGCCCGCCCCGATATTCTCCGCTTCGCAAACACTCTGCGCCCCGCACTCTCCGATAAACGCACATTCGGGCATCTGTTCATCGTAGCAGGCTCGCGCAAATATCCTGGGGCGGCAATGCTCGCAACACGCGCGGCGTTGCGCGCGGGCGCGGGACTCGTTTCAAGCTTCGTGCCAGAATCGCTCGCGCCCGCATTCGCGGCGGCGGAACCGTCCGCAATCTGGGTCGGGTGCCCCGAAGACGAATCGGGGGCTATCGCGCTCGACGCGCTCGGACTCGTGCGCGACAGATTCGGCGCGGCAAGCGCATTGCTCGCAGGCTGCGGACTTTCAGATTCGCCCGAAACGCAGGCACTCGTCGGCGAAATCCTGCGGCTCAACCCCGCACTGCCCGCAGTGCTCGACGCCGACGCAATACGCGAGCCGATAGTAAAAATCCTGCCGTCGCGCAACGCCCCCGCTTTGCTGACACCACACGAGGGGGAAATTCTGCGGCTCGCCCCCGACGCCTCCGATGCGTCATTGCTCGACGCATGCAAAAAATACGAATGCGCAATCGCATTGAAATCGGCGGCGACGAGAATCTCCGACGGCAAGACAATCATAATCCAAACGCGCGGCTGCCCCGCCCTCGCCCGCGGGGGAAGCGGCGATATGCTCGCCGGAATTTCGGGAGCATTACTCGCAAACAAGTCGTTGAAAAACGACGCCATAAGGGCAGGCGCACAGGCATCAATGTGGCTCGGACTCGCCGCGGAAACGGCGACAACAGAACTCGGAGAAACGGCTCTTGCCACAAGCGACCTCCACAAATACCTCCCACGCGCAATCTCCCCGCACAGATAG